One Juglans regia cultivar Chandler unplaced genomic scaffold, Walnut 2.0 Scaffold_25685, whole genome shotgun sequence DNA segment encodes these proteins:
- the LOC109012240 gene encoding uncharacterized protein LOC109012240, which produces MIEPIFVWNIRGVGTSKVRLKKLIGKLKPKIVALLEPFQKLEVARRLALSLHFDNFLSNEVEGGKVWIFWDGSMKVNLIRMGEQFISLRVGEGFEKFLLTVIYAKCTRDDWRILWDELSAQYVGLDSCIFVGDFNIIRNDSEWHRGRPRPLGAMEDFNNWIQQGGLIEMASQGTAFSWCNGQHGLARSWARLDCVLLDVSFLSVFPNVIYSYLPRSASDHAPMCIEFKQDLFSYGPAPFLF; this is translated from the coding sequence ATGATTGAACCTATTTTTGTATGGAACATTAGGGGTGTTGGGACTTCTAAAGTTAGATTAAAAAAGTTGATTGGTAAGTTGAAACCGAAAATAGTTGCCCTTTTGGAGCCTTTCCAAAAATTGGAAGTTGCTAGGCGATTGGCACTGTCTCTacattttgataatttcttaTCAAATGAGGTTGAGGGGGGGAAAGTTTGGATTTTCTGGGATGGCTCAATGAAGGTGAATCTGATTCGTATGGGAGAACAATTCATTTCTCTCAGAGTGGGTGAAGggtttgagaagtttttatTAACTGTGATTTACGCTAAATGCACAAGGGATGATTGGCGCATATTGTGGGATGAACTCAGTGCCCAGTATGTGGGCTTAGACTCGTGTATTTTTGTTGGGGATTTCAACATAATTCGGAATGACTCAGAGTGGCATAGGGGTAGGCCACGACCACTTGGAgctatggaggattttaataacTGGATTCAACAGGGGGGTTTGATTGAAATGGCTTCACAGGGAACTGcattctcttggtgtaatggtcagcaTGGCCTTGCTCGCTCTTGGGCACGGTTGGACTGTGTGTTGCTTGATGTATCCTTCCTCTCAGTTTTTCCTAATGTTATTTATTCCTACTTGCCACGTTCTGCTTCGGATCATGCTCCTATGTGTATTGAATTCAAGCAAGACCTTTTCTCCTATGGTCCAGCCCCTTTTCTGTTCTAA